Proteins encoded together in one Temnothorax longispinosus isolate EJ_2023e chromosome 5, Tlon_JGU_v1, whole genome shotgun sequence window:
- the LOC139812877 gene encoding mitochondrial enolase superfamily member 1-like isoform X2, with the protein MSRKITDIVVHDVRFPTSVRHEGSSDSMLDRVDHSCTYVILDTDTTEYKGYGIAATLGRGNEFVVQTCKLIFELRVKNRTTEEIYSDFAKFWRELTTDVELRWLGPECGVVHLATAAIVNALWDLWARIEGKPVWKLLADMTPEQLVSTVDFRYITDVVTKEEAIQMLKENQDKEKKEKTLRSEGYPTYTSDVGRYTLRKQQVRSACSKFKKLDFTSFKTIVGPQVPESEYRCNVIRSVVGRKVRLMVDASQICESANKAITVVKGIKKTRPYCIEDPTSADDALEHTTILNELRTLKVKVTCGKTCANRVMFKQFLKIGDTDFWSINVGRLGGVNEALAVYFMARKHNKPVWGHAGGVGLGEMIQHLQIWNHICLGARTDTDTDGMIEFVSHQHGYFVDPVFIRNAHYLLPQRPGFSTQLKNKCIARWSYPEGTRWKFIIQKKKEEKEKEKQKKKKRT; encoded by the exons ATGAGCCGGAAAATCACTGATATTGTGGTGCACGATGTAAGATTTCCGACATCAGTGCGGCATGAGGGATCAAGCGATTCAATG CTTGATCGCGTCGACCATTCTTGCACGTACGTAATACTCGACACAGACACCACGGAATATAAAGGATATGGCATTGCAGCCACTCTGGGAAGAGGAAATGAATTTG tgGTGCAAACGTGCAAGCTCATTTTCGAACTCCGAGTGAAGAATCGAACGACCGAGGAGATCTATTCGGATTTTGCAAAGTTTTGGAGGGAGTTAACGACCGATGTGGAATTACGATGG CTAGGACCGGAATGCGGTGTGGTACACCTAGCTACGGCAGCAATCGTGAACGCATTGTGGGACCTGTGGGCACGTATCGAGGGTAAACCTGTTTGGAAGCTGCTTGCGGACATGACCCCCGAACAGCTTGTTTCCACGGTGGATTTTAGATACAT TACAGACGTGGTGACCAAGGAGGAAGCGATACAAATGCTCAAGGAGAATCaggataaagagaaaaaggagaagacCCTACGAAGCGAAGGGTATCCGACGTATACGTCTGATGTTGGACGGTATACTTTGCGCAAACAACAAGTTAGAAGTGCCTGCAGCAAATTCAAGAAACTCGACTTTACGAGTTTCAAGACTATCGTGGGTCCCCAAGTCCCCGAGAGCGAGTATAGGTGTAACGTGATACGCAGCGTGGTAGGCCGTAAAGTGAGATTGATGGTGGACGCGAGTCAAATCTGCGAAAGCGCAAACAAGGCGATAACTGTTGTGAAAGGTATCAAGAAAACTCGTCCCTATTGCATAGAAGATCCGACGTCTGCCGACGATGCCCTAGAACATACCACAATACTAAATGAGTTAAGAACGCTTAAGGTGAAAGTGACCTGCGGTAAAACGTGCGCAAACCGCGTCATGTTCAAGCAATTCTTGAAAATTGGCGATACCGATTTCTGGAGTATTAATGTAGGAAGGCTCGGCGGGGTTAACGAAGCTCTGGCTGTATATTTTATGGCGAGGAAGCATAATA AACCGGTATGGGGTCATGCTGGTGGAGTGGGCTTGGGCGAAATGATTCAACATCTCCAAATATGGAACCATATTTGCTTAGGTGCACGCACGGACACGGACACCGATGGTATGATAGAATTTGTCAGTCATCAGCACGGATACTTTGTGGATCCTGTATTCATTAGAAACGCTCATTACCTACTGCCTCAACGTCCTGGATTTTCAACTCAACTTAAGAACAAATGCATTGCACGGTGGTCTTATCCAGAAGGTACACGatggaaatttataattcaaaaaaagaaagaagaaaaagaaaaagaaaagcaaaagaaaaagaaacgaacTTAA
- the LOC139812877 gene encoding mitochondrial enolase superfamily member 1-like isoform X1: MSRKITDIVVHDVRFPTSVRHEGSSDSMLDRVDHSCTYVILDTDTTEYKGYGIAATLGRGNEFVVQTCKLIFELRVKNRTTEEIYSDFAKFWRELTTDVELRWLGPECGVVHLATAAIVNALWDLWARIEGKPVWKLLADMTPEQLVSTVDFRYITDVVTKEEAIQMLKENQDKEKKEKTLRSEGYPTYTSDVGRYTLRKQQVRSACSKFKKLDFTSFKTIVGPQVPESEYRCNVIRSVVGRKVRLMVDASQICESANKAITVVKGIKKTRPYCIEDPTSADDALEHTTILNELRTLKVKVTCGKTCANRVMFKQFLKIGDTDFWSINVGRLGGVNEALAVYFMARKHNSKFATNDNYFYYILIILESDYLVESIFAEQNKTIFFVLLIEPVWGHAGGVGLGEMIQHLQIWNHICLGARTDTDTDGMIEFVSHQHGYFVDPVFIRNAHYLLPQRPGFSTQLKNKCIARWSYPEGTRWKFIIQKKKEEKEKEKQKKKKRT; the protein is encoded by the exons ATGAGCCGGAAAATCACTGATATTGTGGTGCACGATGTAAGATTTCCGACATCAGTGCGGCATGAGGGATCAAGCGATTCAATG CTTGATCGCGTCGACCATTCTTGCACGTACGTAATACTCGACACAGACACCACGGAATATAAAGGATATGGCATTGCAGCCACTCTGGGAAGAGGAAATGAATTTG tgGTGCAAACGTGCAAGCTCATTTTCGAACTCCGAGTGAAGAATCGAACGACCGAGGAGATCTATTCGGATTTTGCAAAGTTTTGGAGGGAGTTAACGACCGATGTGGAATTACGATGG CTAGGACCGGAATGCGGTGTGGTACACCTAGCTACGGCAGCAATCGTGAACGCATTGTGGGACCTGTGGGCACGTATCGAGGGTAAACCTGTTTGGAAGCTGCTTGCGGACATGACCCCCGAACAGCTTGTTTCCACGGTGGATTTTAGATACAT TACAGACGTGGTGACCAAGGAGGAAGCGATACAAATGCTCAAGGAGAATCaggataaagagaaaaaggagaagacCCTACGAAGCGAAGGGTATCCGACGTATACGTCTGATGTTGGACGGTATACTTTGCGCAAACAACAAGTTAGAAGTGCCTGCAGCAAATTCAAGAAACTCGACTTTACGAGTTTCAAGACTATCGTGGGTCCCCAAGTCCCCGAGAGCGAGTATAGGTGTAACGTGATACGCAGCGTGGTAGGCCGTAAAGTGAGATTGATGGTGGACGCGAGTCAAATCTGCGAAAGCGCAAACAAGGCGATAACTGTTGTGAAAGGTATCAAGAAAACTCGTCCCTATTGCATAGAAGATCCGACGTCTGCCGACGATGCCCTAGAACATACCACAATACTAAATGAGTTAAGAACGCTTAAGGTGAAAGTGACCTGCGGTAAAACGTGCGCAAACCGCGTCATGTTCAAGCAATTCTTGAAAATTGGCGATACCGATTTCTGGAGTATTAATGTAGGAAGGCTCGGCGGGGTTAACGAAGCTCTGGCTGTATATTTTATGGCGAGGAAGCATAATAGTAAGTTTGCGACCAATGACAATTActtctattacattttaattattttagagaGTGATTATCTTGTGGAGTCGATTTTCGctgaacaaaataaaacaattttttttgttttacttatAGAACCGGTATGGGGTCATGCTGGTGGAGTGGGCTTGGGCGAAATGATTCAACATCTCCAAATATGGAACCATATTTGCTTAGGTGCACGCACGGACACGGACACCGATGGTATGATAGAATTTGTCAGTCATCAGCACGGATACTTTGTGGATCCTGTATTCATTAGAAACGCTCATTACCTACTGCCTCAACGTCCTGGATTTTCAACTCAACTTAAGAACAAATGCATTGCACGGTGGTCTTATCCAGAAGGTACACGatggaaatttataattcaaaaaaagaaagaagaaaaagaaaaagaaaagcaaaagaaaaagaaacgaacTTAA